One region of Priestia megaterium genomic DNA includes:
- a CDS encoding dynamin family protein, whose protein sequence is MGKVSVKHQENLQLEASLFHLHKQFQAAGDEQQAAKAIQLLKKWVNGEFVVAFCGHFSAGKSSMINELMGQAILPASPIPTSANLVSVKAGDEHATVYYRKQPPVRYEAPYQYEQIKQFAVDGDEVESIHLSIETNAIPKNVVVMDTPGIDSTDDAHRVSTESALHLADVIFYVMDYNHVQAELNLQFAKQLQEANKTLYLIVNQIDKHQEDQLTFQAFKESVETSFLKWNVRPEGIFYTSLKEPANRHNDLSYVKSLLLAMMTEKENRHQHIQHAMQMLIDDHLAFIEDQEEEKLTIHDELRHKLTLENHEINKQQKEQLLEKEAEIKRAEKQLAETYQQETGKILSNANLTPYEMREKARLFLETTKPDFKVGLLFAKKKTEEVKKERLTLFFDDMKERTASQLQWHLQQYVQDLVKNQNLTDPDLIRQVQQFEIPLEPHDLIETVKAGATINGDYVLTYAKDVADHIKKKATRLLYELYAQIEQSKMEQDEVKRENISQHLQECEAFEEAYTSLQEMKAKLARTKALLQSLQQTDDDLTLEDTNELSYMLQEEYETGIMKAEEKHEAASEQQLVSQPEEAVHETGTEKVLQDVSAVLEQLRSFGKLDRFINRLQEKRKKLSNQTFTVALFGAFSAGKSSFANALIGERLLPVSPNPTTATINKIMPPTEKRPHKTAVVQMKTNEQMIQDLNGALKLFHHEVETIDEALAIIPTLQATEELQLHLSFLQAVEKGYGEVKHHIGSEVVVDTEGFHDYVAKEEKACFVQFINLYYDCEFTRLGITLVDTPGADSINARHTGVAFEYIKNADAILFVTYYNHAFSKADREFLIQLGRVKDVFALDKMFFLVNAADLASSDTELQLVQTYVKEQLEQYGIRFPRLYPVSSLQALQNHEDKMFLPFKNAFYRFINYELPELAIQSVYADFEQILAVANEMKQVQTKSEVDKKRYIQSLHIKNEQVAAKLHEIHFEYEQQQFDRELEELLFYVKKRLFVRYDDFFKEAFSPANLRDDRGEKQKQLRLCLQELLTSISFDATQEVRATTLRIEKYIVKLIEDWHRLIITKLQRYEPTFTPTLNSLEPPNGSEVVTSHQFDKNESYQKELSLYKNNKSFFEKNEKAKLHAALLERIKPDVNHYIAKEEAALHSHYTYLVNQYVLAHKQSVSEEWYDYYKQLQAAVSEEFPIQELVSTMTVLEHVLEERKGH, encoded by the coding sequence ATGGGTAAAGTGAGTGTGAAACATCAAGAAAATCTCCAATTGGAAGCATCTCTTTTTCATTTACATAAGCAATTTCAAGCAGCTGGAGATGAACAGCAGGCAGCAAAAGCAATACAGCTGTTAAAAAAGTGGGTGAACGGTGAATTTGTTGTAGCATTTTGCGGACATTTTTCGGCTGGGAAATCGAGTATGATTAACGAATTAATGGGGCAAGCAATTTTGCCTGCAAGTCCTATTCCGACAAGCGCAAACTTAGTATCAGTAAAAGCGGGGGATGAGCATGCAACCGTTTATTACCGCAAACAGCCGCCGGTGCGTTATGAAGCGCCTTATCAGTATGAACAAATTAAGCAGTTTGCTGTCGACGGAGATGAAGTAGAGTCCATTCATTTATCAATCGAGACAAACGCTATTCCTAAAAATGTTGTGGTGATGGACACACCGGGGATTGATTCAACAGATGATGCGCATCGTGTATCGACCGAGTCAGCTCTTCACTTAGCGGACGTTATTTTCTACGTGATGGATTATAATCATGTGCAGGCAGAATTAAATCTTCAATTTGCAAAACAGCTGCAAGAAGCTAATAAAACGCTTTATTTAATTGTAAATCAAATCGATAAACATCAAGAAGATCAGCTAACATTTCAAGCATTTAAAGAATCTGTAGAAACGTCATTTTTAAAGTGGAATGTTAGACCAGAAGGAATCTTCTATACGTCGTTAAAAGAGCCAGCCAACCGTCATAATGACCTTTCGTACGTAAAATCTCTATTACTTGCTATGATGACGGAAAAAGAAAACCGACATCAGCATATTCAACATGCGATGCAAATGTTAATTGACGATCACCTTGCCTTTATTGAAGACCAAGAAGAAGAAAAGTTAACGATTCATGACGAGCTGCGCCATAAGCTGACGCTTGAGAACCATGAAATAAATAAGCAGCAAAAAGAGCAGCTTCTCGAAAAAGAAGCGGAAATAAAGCGTGCTGAAAAGCAGTTAGCAGAAACGTACCAACAAGAAACAGGCAAGATACTAAGCAACGCCAATTTAACACCATATGAAATGAGAGAAAAAGCTAGGCTGTTTTTAGAAACGACAAAGCCTGATTTCAAAGTCGGTCTTTTATTTGCTAAGAAAAAGACCGAGGAAGTAAAAAAAGAGCGGCTGACGTTATTTTTTGACGATATGAAAGAACGAACAGCCTCTCAGCTGCAGTGGCACTTGCAGCAATATGTGCAAGATCTGGTGAAAAATCAAAATCTTACTGACCCGGATCTTATACGCCAGGTTCAGCAGTTTGAAATTCCGTTAGAACCTCATGACTTAATTGAAACGGTAAAAGCAGGAGCTACGATTAATGGTGATTATGTTTTAACGTACGCAAAAGATGTAGCTGATCACATTAAGAAAAAAGCCACGCGATTATTATACGAGCTCTATGCGCAAATCGAACAGAGCAAAATGGAGCAAGATGAAGTAAAGCGTGAGAATATTTCTCAACACTTGCAGGAATGTGAGGCATTTGAAGAAGCGTATACATCTCTTCAGGAAATGAAAGCAAAACTGGCGCGTACAAAAGCGTTGCTTCAATCTTTACAGCAAACTGATGACGACCTAACGCTAGAAGATACAAACGAGTTGTCATATATGTTACAAGAAGAATATGAAACGGGCATCATGAAAGCTGAAGAAAAGCATGAAGCTGCGAGTGAGCAGCAGTTAGTTTCACAGCCTGAGGAAGCTGTGCATGAAACAGGAACAGAAAAGGTTCTTCAAGATGTATCAGCTGTTCTCGAACAGCTCCGTTCATTTGGAAAATTAGACCGCTTTATTAATAGGCTTCAAGAAAAACGTAAAAAGCTATCAAATCAAACGTTTACCGTAGCTTTATTCGGAGCATTCAGTGCCGGTAAGTCATCTTTTGCTAATGCGTTGATTGGAGAAAGATTACTTCCTGTATCTCCGAATCCAACAACAGCAACCATCAATAAAATTATGCCTCCAACAGAAAAACGGCCGCATAAAACAGCTGTTGTGCAAATGAAAACAAACGAGCAGATGATCCAAGATTTAAATGGTGCACTTAAGCTGTTTCATCATGAAGTAGAAACAATTGACGAAGCGCTAGCGATTATTCCGACCCTGCAGGCAACAGAAGAGCTGCAGCTGCATTTGTCGTTTTTACAGGCAGTAGAAAAAGGCTACGGCGAAGTCAAGCATCATATCGGTTCAGAAGTAGTAGTGGATACAGAAGGATTTCATGATTATGTAGCCAAGGAAGAAAAAGCGTGTTTTGTTCAATTTATTAACCTGTATTATGACTGTGAATTTACTCGCTTAGGCATTACGCTTGTTGATACACCTGGAGCTGATTCAATCAATGCGAGACACACGGGAGTAGCGTTTGAGTATATCAAAAATGCAGATGCCATTTTATTTGTAACGTATTATAATCATGCATTTTCAAAAGCTGACCGAGAATTTCTTATTCAGCTTGGCCGTGTAAAAGATGTATTTGCGCTTGATAAAATGTTTTTCTTAGTAAATGCAGCGGACTTAGCCAGCTCGGATACAGAGCTGCAGTTAGTTCAGACGTACGTAAAAGAGCAGCTTGAACAGTATGGTATACGCTTTCCGCGCTTATACCCGGTATCAAGCTTGCAGGCTTTGCAAAACCACGAGGATAAAATGTTTCTGCCATTCAAAAATGCGTTTTACCGCTTCATAAATTATGAATTACCAGAGCTTGCTATCCAAAGTGTCTATGCAGATTTCGAACAAATTTTAGCAGTTGCCAATGAAATGAAACAGGTGCAGACAAAATCAGAAGTCGATAAAAAGCGATACATTCAATCTCTTCACATAAAAAATGAGCAGGTAGCAGCAAAACTGCATGAAATTCATTTTGAATATGAACAACAGCAGTTTGACCGAGAATTAGAAGAGCTTTTATTTTATGTGAAAAAACGTCTGTTTGTGAGGTACGATGACTTCTTTAAAGAAGCATTCAGTCCGGCAAACTTAAGAGATGATCGAGGTGAAAAGCAAAAGCAGCTGCGCCTGTGTTTGCAGGAGTTGTTAACGTCTATTTCCTTCGACGCAACGCAAGAAGTGCGTGCGACCACTTTGCGAATCGAAAAATACATCGTAAAATTAATCGAAGACTGGCATCGACTGATCATTACAAAGCTACAGCGCTATGAACCGACGTTTACTCCAACGTTGAACTCGTTAGAGCCGCCAAATGGCAGCGAAGTTGTGACAAGTCATCAATTCGATAAGAATGAATCGTATCAAAAAGAGCTTTCACTGTATAAAAACAATAAAAGCTTTTTTGAAAAAAATGAGAAAGCAAAGCTCCACGCTGCTTTATTAGAACGTATTAAGCCGGATGTTAATCACTACATTGCGAAAGAAGAAGCTGCTCTTCATTCACACTATACCTATTTAGTGAATCAGTACGTTTTAGCGCATAAACAGTCTGTATCTGAAGAATGGTATGATTATTACAAACAGCTGCAAGCGGCCGTGTCTGAAGAATTTCCAATTCAAGAATTGGTAAGTACAATGACGGTGCTAGAACATGTATTGGAGGAAAGAAAGGGTCATTAA
- a CDS encoding nucleotidyltransferase domain-containing protein, with product MSTHINKRLQEIEKEYNVEILFACESGSRAYGLDTLASDFDVRFIYKYKASRYLHLNRPQEVINVAEGNYDMQGWDLYKTIYLFTKSNPSLYEWLWSPFVYYQRSSFAEPLRQMMAQSYSLKALGYHYFKILTINSKRNLTSSVTIEDIKVMLQLIRAFLSLKVVVKQRSFPVILFADLCKQANLDDRQQSIIEQFVQCKISGKVAFNEKMKNFLDSIKKESAAIEKNLKELPEKQISYEDINLFLLTQHNIMEERT from the coding sequence ATGTCTACACACATAAATAAACGTTTACAGGAAATTGAAAAAGAATATAATGTAGAAATTTTGTTTGCATGTGAATCAGGGAGCCGTGCTTACGGACTCGACACGTTAGCGAGTGATTTTGACGTCCGCTTTATATATAAATATAAAGCATCACGCTATCTTCATCTCAATAGACCTCAAGAGGTCATTAATGTAGCAGAAGGCAATTATGATATGCAAGGGTGGGATTTGTACAAAACCATTTATTTGTTTACAAAATCAAACCCTTCGCTTTATGAGTGGCTATGGTCGCCTTTTGTTTATTATCAGAGGTCATCGTTTGCTGAGCCACTCCGGCAAATGATGGCTCAATCATATTCCTTAAAAGCATTGGGATATCATTATTTTAAAATTTTAACGATAAATAGTAAAAGAAATCTGACATCTTCTGTTACAATAGAGGATATAAAAGTGATGCTCCAACTGATTCGTGCATTTTTATCACTGAAAGTAGTAGTAAAGCAGCGCAGTTTCCCTGTCATTTTATTTGCCGATTTATGTAAGCAGGCAAATCTCGACGATAGGCAGCAATCCATCATTGAGCAATTTGTACAATGCAAGATAAGCGGGAAAGTCGCTTTTAATGAAAAGATGAAAAACTTTTTGGATAGCATTAAGAAAGAATCTGCAGCGATAGAAAAAAACTTAAAAGAATTACCGGAAAAGCAAATCAGTTATGAGGACATTAACTTATTTTTACTAACTCAGCATAATATAATGGAGGAACGAACATGA
- a CDS encoding DUF2533 family protein, translating to MSVHKEISAHSKKQHELVRAFASLEARREQAIEATVLLCKEGKPFSVDGINAVTAEINELSQKYTIIPGRKVVTEEMVKEYVARI from the coding sequence ATGAGTGTACATAAAGAAATTTCAGCCCATTCTAAAAAACAGCACGAATTAGTACGTGCTTTTGCCAGCTTAGAAGCTCGACGTGAGCAAGCTATTGAAGCAACTGTGCTTCTCTGCAAAGAAGGGAAGCCCTTTTCTGTAGACGGTATTAACGCTGTAACAGCAGAAATTAATGAGCTGTCTCAAAAATATACCATCATTCCAGGCCGTAAAGTAGTGACGGAAGAAATGGTTAAAGAGTACGTAGCAAGAATATAA
- a CDS encoding divergent PAP2 family protein, with product MNKGIVIALSSIGLAQALKIPIKKYQTGKWDMRMIAASGGMPSSHSAGVSSLATYVALKRGVSTIDFALASVFGIIVMYDAQGIRRQTGEITIKVNTLDEEIEKLAGLPDGGFHDLTEQRLKEMLGHQPEEVIGGAILGVALGAIGYFLEGKS from the coding sequence ATGAATAAAGGAATTGTCATTGCTCTTTCATCAATCGGTTTAGCACAAGCTTTAAAAATCCCAATTAAAAAGTATCAAACAGGAAAATGGGATATGCGGATGATTGCTGCGTCGGGTGGAATGCCAAGCTCTCATTCAGCCGGCGTATCTTCTTTGGCTACCTATGTAGCATTAAAAAGAGGTGTTTCTACGATTGACTTTGCGTTAGCATCTGTTTTTGGAATTATTGTGATGTACGATGCACAAGGAATTCGAAGGCAGACTGGCGAAATTACTATTAAAGTGAATACGTTAGATGAAGAAATTGAAAAGCTTGCGGGTCTTCCAGACGGAGGCTTTCACGATTTGACGGAACAGCGCTTGAAAGAAATGCTTGGTCATCAGCCAGAAGAAGTGATTGGCGGAGCCATTTTAGGAGTAGCACTTGGAGCAATTGGCTATTTTTTAGAAGGGAAATCATAG
- a CDS encoding DUF6123 family protein: MTKTAQTVEEYLLYLEEKGFHLAEDARGFISFGQQYTRAADEMVIFTIEWTLKVQKEFDGSFFVSLLENLTSNRISNQKQAIQYLKSSGMI; encoded by the coding sequence GTGACAAAAACAGCTCAAACCGTTGAAGAGTATCTTCTTTATCTTGAAGAAAAAGGCTTTCATTTAGCAGAAGATGCACGTGGATTTATTTCATTTGGTCAGCAGTATACGCGTGCAGCTGACGAGATGGTCATATTTACAATTGAATGGACACTAAAAGTACAAAAAGAATTTGACGGCAGTTTTTTTGTATCGCTCCTCGAGAATTTGACATCAAATCGTATTAGCAATCAAAAACAAGCCATTCAATATTTAAAGTCATCAGGTATGATTTAA
- a CDS encoding reverse transcriptase-like protein, producing the protein MIEVYIDGATAGNPGPSGAGILIKGNGEHHRYAIALGTMTNHEAEYHALLHALKICLEKKYTSVSFRTDSQLVDRAMNQEYVKNKAFAPLLEEALKLSSQFDLFFIKWIPSSQNAGADQLARQAINQKEAGM; encoded by the coding sequence ATGATTGAAGTTTATATAGACGGAGCCACTGCTGGCAATCCTGGTCCTTCTGGAGCTGGTATTTTAATTAAAGGAAATGGTGAACATCATCGTTACGCTATTGCTCTTGGGACAATGACGAATCATGAAGCAGAGTACCATGCACTTCTTCATGCATTAAAAATTTGTTTAGAAAAAAAGTATACGAGCGTATCTTTTCGAACAGACTCTCAGCTAGTAGACCGCGCAATGAACCAAGAATACGTTAAAAATAAAGCGTTTGCTCCTTTACTGGAAGAAGCCCTCAAATTGTCCAGTCAATTTGATTTATTTTTTATAAAGTGGATCCCTAGCTCTCAAAATGCAGGTGCTGATCAGCTGGCCAGACAAGCCATTAATCAAAAAGAAGCAGGAATGTAA
- a CDS encoding ribonuclease H family protein: MNFQIEWHYKSSKHKQLIFTSDFTDANEALMIVGDLEKTGRTKEIFLLDEQQQKWTVKEAKKLLQEVQTEPHDIVAYFDGGYEHDTLLAGLGAVIYFKQNNQSYRIRRNSRLQEIESNNEAEYAAFYYLIQELEELGVHHIPVTFRGDSQVVLNQLAGEWPCFEEEFNRYLDRIEDKMQELGIRPVYEPISRKENEEADQLATQALQGIPIASRKQV; this comes from the coding sequence ATGAATTTCCAAATTGAATGGCATTATAAATCCTCGAAACATAAACAGTTAATTTTCACATCCGATTTCACAGATGCGAATGAGGCGCTAATGATTGTGGGTGATTTAGAAAAAACAGGTCGAACGAAGGAAATTTTTCTACTTGATGAGCAGCAGCAAAAATGGACTGTAAAAGAAGCGAAAAAGCTCTTACAGGAAGTACAGACAGAGCCTCACGATATTGTGGCATATTTTGACGGAGGCTATGAGCATGATACGCTTTTAGCGGGGCTTGGGGCTGTGATTTATTTTAAACAGAACAACCAGTCATACCGAATACGACGAAACTCAAGACTGCAAGAGATAGAATCAAATAATGAGGCAGAGTATGCTGCTTTTTATTATTTAATACAAGAGCTTGAGGAACTTGGTGTTCATCATATACCGGTAACGTTTAGAGGTGACTCTCAGGTTGTATTAAATCAGCTTGCAGGGGAGTGGCCCTGTTTCGAAGAAGAGTTTAATCGGTACTTAGATCGAATAGAAGATAAAATGCAGGAACTTGGTATCCGACCGGTATATGAGCCTATTTCAAGGAAGGAAAATGAAGAGGCCGACCAGCTTGCGACTCAAGCTCTTCAAGGGATACCAATTGCTAGCAGGAAGCAAGTGTAA
- a CDS encoding zinc-finger domain-containing protein: MERKQLLEEVTELLDYYCSDCFVKKTFNKEKGKTYAQTFCIKECTVGEKIKQYGDLLTKK, translated from the coding sequence GTGGAACGTAAACAATTATTAGAAGAAGTAACGGAGTTATTGGATTACTACTGTAGTGATTGTTTTGTAAAAAAAACGTTTAACAAAGAAAAGGGCAAAACATACGCTCAGACGTTTTGTATTAAAGAGTGTACCGTAGGAGAAAAGATTAAGCAGTATGGAGATTTGCTGACTAAAAAGTAA
- a CDS encoding DUF2564 family protein, which translates to MDKFSNEEVTTGYNDLKQVEVSIQSAQKMIGTATMSMSPQQLEEATNALNDAKAQLQSAKAHGTGVDEQFLQQCMQSIQTCDQQLTEAKR; encoded by the coding sequence ATGGATAAGTTTTCAAATGAAGAAGTAACAACAGGATATAATGATTTAAAGCAAGTAGAAGTGTCCATTCAATCTGCTCAAAAGATGATTGGGACAGCTACGATGAGTATGAGTCCTCAGCAGCTTGAAGAGGCAACGAATGCGCTTAATGATGCAAAAGCACAGCTTCAATCTGCCAAAGCTCATGGCACAGGAGTAGACGAGCAATTTCTTCAGCAGTGCATGCAGTCTATTCAAACATGTGACCAGCAGCTTACTGAGGCCAAACGCTAG
- the cspD gene encoding cold-shock protein CspD — protein sequence MQNGKVKWFNNEKGYGFIEVEGGSDVFVHFSAIQSEGYKSLEEGQEVSFEIVEGNRGPQAANVTKLS from the coding sequence ATGCAAAATGGTAAAGTAAAATGGTTCAACAATGAAAAAGGCTATGGCTTTATTGAAGTTGAAGGCGGAAGCGACGTATTTGTACATTTTTCTGCCATCCAAAGCGAGGGTTATAAATCCTTGGAAGAAGGACAAGAGGTATCTTTTGAAATTGTAGAAGGCAATAGAGGCCCACAAGCCGCTAATGTCACTAAGCTATCATAA
- a CDS encoding MFS transporter, which produces MESRKKLDLLALASVPLIMTLGNSMLIPVLPVIEKRLQISSLQVSMIITVYSIFAIFLIPIAGYLSDRFGRKKIIIPSLLLAAVGGALTGWASWQMANPFWVILIGRAIQGIGSAGAMPVVMPCVGDMFKDEQEITKGLGLIETANTFGKVLSPILGAFLAAMIWFLPFWFIPILCLISILLVIFLVKVPKNDSSSESEQKKKSITQFLKDLKKTLKENIGWLMAIFILGAIIMLVLFGVLFYLSTILEERYHIVNTKKGLVMAIPLLALSISSFVAGKKVGNNKIVMKWSAFFGFLLLTCSFIILFFNTSLFSILLTLVLGGIGIGAALPSLDALITEGIEKEERGTITSLYSSMRFVGVAAGPPLYTLLMKWSDMAVFQTSLGVSAVGAILVLKAIKPKPEGGVKLKKAEV; this is translated from the coding sequence ATGGAAAGTAGAAAAAAATTGGATTTACTTGCTCTTGCTTCTGTGCCACTTATCATGACCCTCGGAAATTCAATGTTAATTCCGGTGTTGCCGGTGATTGAAAAACGTCTACAGATAAGCTCGCTGCAGGTATCCATGATTATCACGGTCTACTCAATTTTCGCTATTTTTTTAATCCCGATTGCTGGTTATTTATCAGATCGATTTGGCCGCAAGAAAATTATTATTCCTAGTTTGCTGCTTGCTGCAGTAGGAGGGGCTTTAACAGGCTGGGCTTCATGGCAAATGGCCAATCCATTCTGGGTTATTTTAATTGGCCGCGCGATTCAAGGAATAGGTTCAGCAGGGGCTATGCCTGTTGTGATGCCTTGTGTAGGAGATATGTTCAAAGACGAGCAAGAAATTACAAAAGGACTAGGTTTAATTGAAACAGCTAATACGTTTGGGAAAGTACTAAGCCCAATACTGGGAGCTTTTTTAGCGGCTATGATTTGGTTTCTTCCTTTTTGGTTCATTCCTATTCTTTGCCTTATTTCGATTCTTTTAGTTATCTTTTTAGTAAAAGTTCCGAAAAATGATAGTTCTTCTGAATCTGAACAAAAAAAGAAAAGTATCACGCAGTTTTTGAAGGATTTGAAGAAGACGCTCAAAGAAAATATTGGATGGCTTATGGCTATTTTTATTTTAGGCGCCATTATTATGCTTGTATTATTCGGGGTTTTATTTTACCTATCGACCATACTAGAGGAGCGTTATCATATTGTGAATACGAAAAAAGGCTTGGTAATGGCTATTCCTTTGCTCGCTTTATCTATTTCTTCTTTTGTGGCGGGGAAAAAAGTTGGCAACAATAAAATCGTTATGAAGTGGTCTGCTTTTTTTGGCTTTTTATTGTTAACATGTTCTTTCATCATTTTATTTTTTAATACGTCTCTTTTTAGTATTTTACTCACTTTAGTGCTTGGTGGAATTGGAATTGGAGCAGCTCTTCCCAGTCTTGATGCACTTATTACAGAAGGAATTGAAAAGGAAGAGAGAGGAACCATTACGTCTCTTTACAGTTCGATGCGCTTTGTCGGAGTGGCAGCTGGGCCTCCTCTTTATACATTGCTTATGAAGTGGTCGGACATGGCTGTGTTCCAAACGTCTCTAGGGGTTAGTGCAGTAGGTGCCATTTTAGTTTTAAAAGCTATCAAACCAAAACCTGAAGGCGGCGTAAAACTGAAGAAAGCTGAAGTGTGA